One Rhodoferax ferrireducens T118 DNA segment encodes these proteins:
- the pyrF gene encoding orotidine-5'-phosphate decarboxylase: MTFLDMLRAAERQNGSMLCVGLDPEPTRFPAHYSGDVSKIYDFCAAIVDATADLVMAFKPQIAYFAAHRAEPQLERLIAHMRRAAPHVPVILDAKRGDIGSTAEQYAKEAFERYGADAVTLSPFMGFDSLQPYLRYHGKGAFLLCRTSNPGGDDLQSQRLASVEGTPLLYEHIARLAQGPWNLNGQLGLVVGATYPAELERVRALAPTLPLLIPGVGAQGGDCAATVRAAWRAAPGTSGEALDTLAPIIVNSSRAILYASSGADFAQAARREALATRDLLQAARQPA; encoded by the coding sequence ATGACCTTTCTTGACATGCTGCGCGCCGCCGAGCGCCAAAACGGTTCGATGCTGTGCGTCGGGCTGGACCCCGAACCGACCCGTTTTCCGGCCCATTACAGTGGCGACGTCAGCAAGATCTACGACTTTTGCGCCGCCATTGTGGACGCCACGGCCGATTTGGTGATGGCTTTCAAGCCGCAAATTGCCTATTTTGCGGCGCACCGGGCCGAACCCCAATTGGAGCGCTTGATCGCCCACATGCGTCGCGCGGCGCCGCATGTGCCGGTCATTCTGGATGCCAAGCGCGGCGACATCGGCAGCACCGCCGAGCAATATGCCAAAGAAGCGTTTGAGCGCTATGGCGCAGACGCGGTCACGCTCTCGCCTTTTATGGGCTTCGACTCGCTGCAGCCCTACCTCCGGTACCACGGTAAAGGCGCATTTTTGTTGTGTCGCACGTCCAATCCCGGCGGTGACGACCTGCAGTCACAGCGGCTCGCCAGCGTCGAAGGCACACCTTTGCTGTACGAGCACATTGCGCGGCTGGCACAAGGGCCTTGGAACCTCAATGGCCAACTCGGCTTGGTGGTCGGTGCCACCTATCCGGCAGAACTTGAGCGCGTCCGTGCGCTGGCACCAACGCTGCCGCTGCTCATCCCCGGCGTTGGTGCGCAGGGCGGTGATTGCGCGGCCACGGTCAGGGCCGCCTGGCGCGCTGCCCCCGGTACGTCTGGCGAGGCACTCGACACGCTGGCGCCCATCATCGTCAACTCGTCGCGCGCCATCCTTTACGCCTCCTCGGGCGCCGATTTTGCGCAGGCCGCGCGCCGGGAGGCGCTGGCAACGCGCGACCTGCTGCAGGCGGCCAGGCAACCGGCCTAG
- a CDS encoding 3'-5' exonuclease: MKINRRLLLATAAVGLGLALWLVLTLALVWSTLEPSQRESMGALLAPRLALLGMSWGVALLLVASLLRLLYRRYVSAPARLLEATRVLLTATEPQSLRPNGTTETRALALAINELAAQRDHLRADMTQQVAQASLSVKQEKNRLAALMAELTQSVVVCNLDGRILLYNNRARLQLPQFSQARGLADGAGSIGIGRSIYAVFDRQLVVHALENIHRRLVRGAASPSTQFVTTTPSGQLLRVQMAPVRPGEIDASNVDAFTGFVLVLDNITRNFEQESLRDQLLHGLTEGSRSSLANMQAALDMLGYPDLEPAMHERFMGVLREELVAMSARITDLVQHSTLGLKTRWPLEEMLGTDLMTAAQRQIGNYCQRPVTLDTLDESLWLKVESFTLLQALTYLASRLVEEFEVKFLRLRLQAVGERAQLDLIWTGHAMSTETVMTWEMDAMRFGTESTPLTVRDVVERHGGEMWFERERIRHEAFFRFLLPVASAQEQLEAMQVMQIESRPEYFDFDLFQVTEEGRALDERALSDLSYTVFDTETTGLNPAEGDEIIQIGAARIVNKKILRQESFEQLVNPDRLISAASVQIHGITQDRVIGQPRIGEVLPAFHAFAQDTVLVAHNAAFDMKFLQLKEAATGLAFHQPVLDTLLLSAVVHPNQESHRLEAIAERFNITVLGRHTALGDAMVTAEVWLRLIPLLNAMGIYTLRQAREAAQKTYYARLKY; the protein is encoded by the coding sequence ATGAAGATCAATCGCCGTCTGCTGCTGGCGACTGCCGCCGTGGGTTTGGGTCTGGCTCTTTGGTTGGTTCTTACGCTGGCGCTGGTTTGGTCCACGCTGGAGCCGTCACAGCGGGAATCCATGGGCGCGTTGCTGGCCCCCCGCCTGGCGCTGCTGGGCATGAGCTGGGGGGTGGCTTTACTGCTGGTGGCATCACTGCTACGCCTGCTCTATCGTCGCTACGTCAGTGCTCCGGCGCGGCTGTTGGAAGCGACCCGTGTGCTGTTGACGGCCACTGAGCCGCAGTCCTTGCGCCCAAACGGGACTACCGAAACCCGGGCGCTGGCGCTAGCCATCAATGAGTTGGCGGCCCAGCGCGATCACTTGCGCGCGGACATGACGCAGCAGGTGGCGCAGGCCAGTTTGAGTGTGAAACAGGAAAAAAATCGCCTTGCCGCCCTGATGGCCGAGCTGACCCAAAGCGTGGTGGTGTGCAACCTGGATGGGCGCATCCTGCTCTACAACAACCGGGCGCGACTCCAGTTGCCACAATTTTCCCAGGCCCGTGGTCTGGCGGATGGCGCCGGGTCAATCGGCATCGGCCGTTCCATTTACGCTGTTTTTGATCGCCAGCTGGTGGTCCATGCCTTGGAAAATATCCACCGACGCCTGGTGCGCGGCGCGGCCAGCCCGTCCACCCAGTTTGTCACCACCACCCCTTCGGGCCAGTTGTTGCGTGTACAAATGGCCCCGGTACGTCCGGGCGAGATCGATGCCAGCAACGTGGATGCCTTCACTGGCTTTGTGCTGGTGCTTGATAACATTACGCGCAACTTTGAGCAAGAGTCGCTGCGTGATCAACTGCTGCACGGCCTCACCGAGGGCAGTCGCTCCTCCCTGGCCAACATGCAGGCGGCGCTGGATATGCTGGGTTATCCCGATCTGGAGCCCGCCATGCACGAACGTTTTATGGGCGTGCTGCGTGAAGAGCTGGTGGCCATGAGCGCGCGCATTACCGACTTGGTGCAGCATTCCACGCTGGGTCTCAAGACCCGCTGGCCGTTGGAAGAAATGCTGGGCACTGATCTGATGACCGCAGCGCAGCGGCAGATTGGAAATTATTGCCAACGCCCGGTAACTTTGGACACTCTGGACGAGAGCCTGTGGCTCAAGGTGGAGAGCTTCACGCTGCTGCAGGCGCTGACCTACCTGGCGAGCCGATTGGTCGAAGAATTCGAGGTCAAGTTCCTGCGACTGCGGCTGCAGGCTGTGGGCGAGCGCGCCCAGCTGGACCTGATCTGGACTGGCCATGCCATGAGTACCGAGACGGTGATGACCTGGGAGATGGATGCCATGCGTTTTGGCACCGAAAGCACGCCGTTGACGGTGCGCGATGTGGTGGAGCGCCATGGCGGCGAGATGTGGTTTGAGCGCGAGCGTATTCGCCACGAAGCTTTCTTCCGTTTCCTGCTGCCCGTGGCCAGTGCACAGGAGCAGTTGGAGGCGATGCAGGTGATGCAAATCGAGAGTCGACCCGAGTACTTCGACTTCGACCTGTTTCAGGTGACTGAGGAGGGCCGCGCGCTCGATGAACGGGCACTGTCGGATTTGTCGTATACGGTGTTCGACACCGAAACCACCGGCCTCAATCCGGCCGAGGGCGACGAAATCATCCAGATTGGTGCGGCCCGCATCGTCAACAAAAAAATACTGCGCCAGGAGAGTTTTGAGCAGTTGGTGAACCCGGACCGGCTGATCTCCGCCGCCTCCGTTCAGATTCACGGCATTACGCAGGACCGGGTGATAGGCCAGCCGCGCATTGGTGAGGTGCTGCCGGCCTTTCACGCCTTTGCCCAGGATACGGTGCTGGTGGCTCACAATGCGGCCTTCGACATGAAGTTTTTGCAGCTCAAGGAAGCCGCGACCGGGCTGGCTTTTCACCAGCCGGTGCTCGACACCCTGTTGCTGTCGGCGGTGGTGCACCCCAATCAGGAGTCGCACCGCCTGGAGGCCATCGCCGAGCGTTTCAACATCACGGTATTGGGTCGGCACACTGCTTTAGGCGATGCCATGGTGACCGCCGAGGTGTGGTTGCGCTTGATCCCCCTGCTCAATGCCATGGGCATCTACACCCTGCGCCAGGCGCGCGAGGCAGCGCAAAAAACCTATTACGCGCGTCTCAAGTATTGA
- a CDS encoding response regulator transcription factor: protein MSQKILVADDEPNIVISLEYLLKREGYTVLIARDGQEALEAIAREKPDLVLLDVMMPKKTGFEVCQALRASDDLQAIKILMLTAKGRDTDVAKGLALGADAYITKPFSTRELVLKVAELLRESP from the coding sequence ATGAGTCAAAAAATATTGGTAGCCGATGATGAACCCAACATCGTGATTTCACTGGAGTACCTGCTGAAACGCGAGGGCTACACGGTGCTGATCGCACGCGATGGCCAGGAAGCGCTGGAGGCCATTGCACGCGAAAAGCCCGACCTGGTGCTGCTGGACGTGATGATGCCTAAAAAGACCGGTTTTGAGGTTTGCCAGGCGCTGCGCGCCAGCGACGACCTGCAAGCGATAAAGATACTGATGCTCACCGCCAAGGGGCGCGATACCGATGTTGCCAAGGGGCTGGCGCTGGGTGCTGACGCCTATATCACCAAGCCTTTTTCAACCCGGGAACTGGTGCTGAAGGTCGCCGAGCTGCTGCGTGAGTCGCCATGA
- a CDS encoding sensor histidine kinase, which produces MLSPVVVGGASFAYLLLLFAVAYLGDWRAAQGRSIIANPWTYALSMAVYCTAWTYFGSVGRAASGGVWFLPIYLGPTLGMVLGWVVLRKMIRIAHAYRLTSIADFIGSRYGKSPLLAGLVTLIAVVGIVPYIALQLKAVSAGYALLTTPQGADFAAQPHWGQDSTFYMALALAGFTMVFGARHLDSTERHEGMVAAIAFESVVKLVAFLAVGLFVVYGLFDGLTDLFARVQAVPALAGLLRLEQGGSFAWTQWFALTLLSMLSLMFLPRQFQVMVVENVRESHLRRAVWVFPLYMLAINLFVLPIALGGLLYFGPGQMNAETFVLSLPLAAGQNALALFAFIGGLSAATGMVIVETIAVSTMVCNELVMPLLLRTRHFRRDAGRDLTRILLGIRRLAILGVLVLGYVYFHLAGEAYALVSIGLISFAAVAQFAPSVLGGMYWKGGTRRGAVAGLLAGFLMWAYTLMLPSIAKSGWLGDEFLYKGLGGLALLLPERLMGMQGLDNLTHSLFWSLLVNVAAYVGLSLWRAPSGPEASQALLFVDVFRRTASSSPVFWRGQARVPDLLRLCERFMGVQKARALFRSYAGPVEARQMDTIRADARLVQFVETQLAGAVGSASARVLVASVVEEEPLTPEDVLRILDEASQLRAHSRELEEKSDSLERATAELRQANEQLKSLDRLKDDFMSSVTHELRTPLTSIRALAELLRDDPRIALAQRRQFIEIIVSETERLSRLVNQVLDMAKIESGHAEWHTAEVDMRALVSQAVSTTAELFRERQIAVEVALPEQVPTLMADPDRLMQVMLNLLSNAAKFVPLPGGRVRVSLSSDDSGVTVAVSDNGPGVAAEQQALIFDRFRQGGDAANRPQGTGLGLPISRQIVEHFGGRLWLESGLQQGARFLFHLPRNNTSCAPDASATGDTA; this is translated from the coding sequence ATGCTTTCACCTGTCGTCGTCGGCGGCGCCTCCTTTGCTTACCTGCTGCTGCTCTTTGCGGTGGCCTATCTGGGTGACTGGCGCGCTGCCCAGGGCCGCTCCATCATTGCCAACCCCTGGACCTATGCGTTGTCGATGGCGGTGTATTGCACAGCGTGGACCTACTTTGGCAGCGTCGGACGGGCGGCTTCCGGGGGCGTGTGGTTTTTGCCCATTTATCTCGGGCCCACGCTCGGCATGGTGTTGGGCTGGGTGGTGTTGCGCAAGATGATCCGCATCGCGCACGCGTATCGTCTTACGTCGATTGCCGACTTTATTGGCAGCCGTTATGGCAAGAGTCCGCTGCTGGCCGGTTTGGTGACGCTGATCGCCGTGGTCGGCATCGTTCCCTATATTGCGTTGCAACTCAAGGCCGTGTCGGCCGGCTATGCCCTGCTAACAACGCCGCAAGGTGCCGATTTCGCCGCCCAGCCGCACTGGGGTCAGGACAGCACTTTTTACATGGCGCTGGCACTCGCCGGTTTCACCATGGTATTTGGTGCGCGTCATCTGGACTCGACCGAGCGGCACGAGGGCATGGTGGCGGCGATTGCCTTTGAGTCGGTCGTCAAGCTGGTGGCGTTTCTGGCCGTGGGCCTGTTCGTGGTGTACGGCCTGTTTGACGGGCTGACGGACCTGTTTGCCCGGGTCCAGGCAGTGCCGGCGCTGGCCGGCCTGCTGCGGCTGGAGCAGGGGGGCAGTTTCGCCTGGACGCAATGGTTTGCGCTGACGCTGTTGTCGATGCTGTCCCTGATGTTTTTGCCGCGCCAGTTTCAGGTGATGGTGGTGGAGAATGTGCGCGAGAGCCACTTGCGGCGCGCAGTTTGGGTCTTTCCACTGTACATGTTGGCCATCAACCTGTTTGTGCTGCCGATTGCGCTGGGTGGGCTGTTGTACTTCGGCCCCGGGCAAATGAATGCCGAGACTTTTGTGCTCTCGTTGCCGCTGGCGGCGGGTCAGAACGCGCTGGCGCTGTTTGCCTTTATCGGCGGGTTGTCGGCGGCCACCGGCATGGTGATTGTGGAGACGATTGCTGTTTCCACCATGGTCTGCAACGAACTGGTGATGCCGCTGTTGCTGCGCACGCGCCACTTCCGGCGCGACGCCGGGCGCGATCTGACCCGGATCCTGCTGGGCATTCGCCGACTCGCTATTCTGGGTGTGTTGGTGCTGGGTTATGTGTACTTTCATCTGGCCGGCGAAGCCTATGCGCTGGTCAGTATCGGACTCATCAGCTTTGCGGCCGTCGCGCAGTTTGCGCCGTCCGTGCTGGGTGGTATGTACTGGAAGGGTGGCACCCGACGCGGCGCGGTGGCGGGTTTGCTGGCCGGTTTCTTGATGTGGGCGTACACGCTGATGCTGCCGTCGATTGCCAAGTCGGGGTGGCTGGGGGATGAATTTCTGTACAAGGGACTGGGCGGCCTGGCCTTGCTGCTCCCTGAACGACTCATGGGCATGCAGGGCCTGGATAACCTGACGCACTCGTTGTTCTGGAGTTTGTTGGTCAACGTGGCTGCCTATGTGGGTCTGTCGCTTTGGCGCGCGCCGTCCGGCCCCGAGGCTAGCCAGGCGCTGCTGTTTGTGGACGTGTTCCGGCGCACCGCCTCGTCAAGTCCGGTGTTTTGGCGCGGTCAGGCCAGGGTGCCCGATCTGTTGCGTCTGTGTGAGCGTTTTATGGGGGTCCAGAAAGCGCGCGCACTGTTCAGGTCTTACGCTGGCCCGGTGGAGGCGCGCCAGATGGACACCATCCGGGCCGATGCCCGGTTGGTGCAGTTTGTCGAAACCCAGTTGGCGGGCGCCGTGGGGAGCGCGTCGGCGCGGGTCTTGGTGGCCTCCGTGGTGGAAGAAGAACCGCTCACACCGGAGGACGTGTTGCGCATTCTGGACGAAGCGTCGCAGTTGCGGGCGCATTCACGTGAACTGGAAGAAAAATCCGATTCATTGGAGCGCGCCACCGCCGAACTGCGCCAGGCCAATGAACAGCTTAAGAGCCTGGACCGGCTCAAGGACGACTTCATGTCCTCGGTCACGCACGAGTTGCGCACGCCTCTGACGTCAATCCGGGCATTGGCCGAATTGCTGCGCGATGATCCCAGAATTGCCCTGGCGCAGCGGCGCCAGTTTATCGAGATCATTGTCAGCGAGACCGAGCGCCTGTCGCGCCTGGTCAATCAGGTGCTCGACATGGCCAAGATTGAATCCGGTCATGCCGAGTGGCACACCGCCGAGGTCGACATGCGTGCGCTGGTGAGCCAGGCCGTGAGCACCACGGCCGAATTGTTTCGCGAACGTCAGATTGCAGTTGAGGTGGCGCTGCCGGAGCAGGTGCCGACGCTGATGGCGGACCCGGATCGCCTGATGCAGGTCATGCTCAATCTGCTGTCCAATGCCGCCAAGTTTGTGCCGTTGCCGGGCGGTCGGGTTCGTGTAAGCCTGAGCAGTGACGATAGCGGGGTGACAGTGGCAGTCAGCGACAACGGCCCTGGGGTAGCAGCCGAGCAGCAGGCGTTGATTTTTGACCGGTTCCGCCAAGGTGGCGATGCCGCCAACCGGCCCCAGGGCACTGGACTGGGCTTGCCAATCAGTCGTCAGATTGTGGAACACTTCGGTGGGCGGTTGTGGCTTGAGTCTGGATTGCAGCAGGGCGCCCGCTTTCTGTTTCACCTGCCGAGAAATAATACAAGTTGCGCACCAGACGCAAGTGCAACAGGAGACACAGCATGA
- a CDS encoding DUF485 domain-containing protein: MQEDWIQRVVSNPKYQELKSKRSSFGWWLTLSMMVVYYGFILLVAYNKPLLATKLGAGIITLGMPLGIGVLVFTIIITNIYVRRANTEFDDLTQQIVKGALK; encoded by the coding sequence ATGCAAGAAGACTGGATACAACGGGTTGTGAGCAACCCAAAATATCAGGAGCTTAAATCCAAGAGATCCAGTTTCGGCTGGTGGCTGACACTGTCCATGATGGTCGTGTACTACGGCTTCATCTTGTTGGTGGCCTATAACAAACCCCTGCTCGCCACCAAGCTCGGCGCCGGCATCATCACCCTGGGTATGCCCCTGGGCATTGGCGTGCTGGTGTTCACCATCATCATCACCAACATCTACGTGCGTCGCGCCAATACCGAGTTCGACGACTTGACACAACAAATTGTGAAAGGAGCCCTGAAATGA
- a CDS encoding cation acetate symporter, with translation MTRLSQFKGAIALFSLLALSAGAYAAGADLGQAVKQTTNWTAIGMFATFVILTLGITKWAASRTKSASDFYTAGGGITGFQNGLAIAGDYMSAASFLGISGLVFANGFDGLIFSIGWLVGWPIITFLMAERLRNLGKFTFADVAGYRFSQTPIRIFAACGSLVVVAFYMIAQMVGAGQLIKLLFGLEYLYAEILVGSIMMMYVLFGGMTATTWVQIIKACMLLGGATFMAFSVLLQFGFSPEMMFEKAIEVHSKKDAIMAPGGLIKDPISAISVGMALMFGTAGLPHILMRFFTVPSAKEARKSVGWATTWIGYFYILTFIIGFGAITNLIPNPMDYFVGGDISKGLNGGGNMAAVHLSKAVGGNVFMGFISAVAFATILAVVAGLTLSGASAVSHDLYASVWRKGRVDQADELRVSKITTVALGIIAVTLGIAFEKENVAYMVMLAFVIAASANFPVLFMSVLWKDCTTKGAVAGGFVGLIMAVVLTILSPSVWVAVMHHPAGSAWFPYDSAAIFSIPAAFLTIWLVSTFDRSARAAVDRAGYPAQEVRSETGIGSASASGH, from the coding sequence ATGACGCGTCTATCGCAATTTAAAGGCGCGATCGCGCTGTTCTCACTGCTGGCACTTTCCGCCGGAGCTTATGCGGCCGGAGCCGATCTGGGTCAAGCGGTCAAGCAGACCACCAACTGGACCGCGATCGGCATGTTTGCCACCTTCGTTATTCTGACACTGGGCATCACCAAATGGGCGGCCTCCCGCACCAAGAGCGCGTCTGACTTCTATACCGCCGGCGGTGGCATTACCGGCTTTCAAAACGGACTGGCGATTGCGGGCGACTACATGTCGGCCGCTTCGTTTCTGGGTATTTCGGGGCTGGTGTTTGCCAACGGCTTTGACGGCCTGATCTTCTCCATCGGCTGGCTGGTCGGCTGGCCGATCATCACTTTCCTGATGGCCGAGCGCTTACGCAACTTGGGCAAATTTACTTTTGCTGACGTGGCCGGTTATCGCTTCAGTCAAACGCCGATCCGCATCTTCGCTGCCTGCGGCTCGCTGGTGGTCGTGGCCTTTTACATGATCGCCCAGATGGTCGGCGCTGGCCAACTCATCAAGTTGCTATTTGGACTGGAATACCTGTACGCTGAAATCCTGGTGGGCTCGATCATGATGATGTACGTGCTGTTTGGCGGTATGACCGCCACCACCTGGGTGCAAATCATCAAGGCCTGCATGCTGCTCGGTGGTGCCACCTTCATGGCGTTCTCGGTGTTGCTTCAATTTGGCTTCTCGCCTGAAATGATGTTTGAGAAAGCAATTGAAGTGCACTCAAAGAAAGACGCCATCATGGCCCCGGGTGGTCTGATCAAGGACCCAATCTCGGCGATTTCGGTCGGCATGGCGTTGATGTTCGGCACCGCTGGCTTGCCCCACATCCTGATGCGCTTCTTTACGGTACCTAGCGCCAAAGAAGCACGCAAGTCAGTCGGCTGGGCAACCACCTGGATCGGTTATTTCTACATCCTGACCTTCATCATCGGCTTTGGCGCTATCACCAACCTGATTCCCAACCCGATGGACTACTTTGTTGGTGGTGACATCAGCAAAGGTCTGAACGGCGGCGGCAACATGGCGGCAGTGCATCTGTCCAAGGCAGTCGGCGGCAACGTGTTCATGGGCTTTATCTCGGCCGTGGCATTTGCCACCATTCTGGCCGTGGTCGCTGGCCTGACGCTATCGGGTGCCTCGGCGGTTTCGCACGACCTGTACGCGTCGGTCTGGAGAAAAGGTCGGGTTGACCAGGCAGATGAGTTGCGGGTCTCCAAAATCACCACCGTGGCGTTGGGCATCATCGCCGTCACGCTGGGCATCGCGTTTGAAAAAGAAAACGTGGCCTACATGGTGATGCTGGCGTTCGTGATTGCGGCCTCGGCTAACTTCCCAGTGCTGTTCATGTCGGTTCTGTGGAAAGACTGCACCACCAAAGGGGCAGTGGCCGGCGGTTTTGTCGGTCTGATCATGGCTGTGGTGTTGACGATTCTCTCGCCCAGTGTCTGGGTGGCCGTCATGCACCATCCAGCGGGCTCGGCCTGGTTCCCGTATGACTCGGCGGCGATCTTCTCGATCCCGGCCGCGTTCTTGACCATCTGGCTGGTCTCTACGTTCGACCGCAGTGCACGTGCAGCTGTTGATCGGGCTGGCTATCCAGCGCAAGAGGTCCGATCTGAGACCGGCATCGGATCGGCGTCAGCGTCAGGCCATTGA
- a CDS encoding putative nucleotidyltransferase substrate binding domain-containing protein encodes MSDDFRFTVAPFDELSATEQALVRETATRVCLAAGDTLLSPTAVPQHLWLLSIGHVQQDEDASSLVLGAGETLGWRALLTGRCHATATALDAVQAWQLPKTAILSLLASNARFSARVFAGMSRQLVEEEDVNHNRELLALMLVRVRDIPLHPPFYVDGSSDMVSVCRLMSEHQRTSALVHDVLDGVPRLGFFTTTDLRDAMLRPQPLAVREVAHFALITLPPEAELFDALLTMLRHRVHRILVKDGDEILGVLSQLDLMGFVTNHSHLIALQVDQASSAEELKVAAQQVDESVGLLVRGGVRIDIVSRLVSGLNAQIFARLWSLVAPAELIQNSALLVMGSEGRGEQILKTDQDNALLLRDGYHCEGLADIVNRFSTALLTFGYPPCPGNIMVTNPLWCQPLAGFKEMIGHWLLGGNPEGAMNLAIFIDAHTVSGDATLLGNARAFALDLAQGSEVFIARLADAINQFREPATGFFGVLSRLRGATAQTFDLKKLGTFPIVHGVRALALEHRLEALSTVDRLHDLASQHALTPEMARDLEETLHLLMTLKLRNNLRQIALGQPVTNLVVLADLSTLERHQLDASLAIIRQFRLHLQLHFRLNA; translated from the coding sequence GTGTCAGACGATTTTCGCTTTACTGTGGCGCCCTTTGACGAACTCAGCGCCACCGAACAGGCTCTGGTGCGGGAGACCGCCACACGCGTTTGTCTGGCCGCGGGCGACACCTTGCTATCGCCGACCGCCGTGCCGCAGCACCTTTGGCTGTTGAGCATCGGCCACGTGCAACAAGACGAAGACGCCAGCAGCCTGGTGCTGGGTGCTGGCGAAACGCTGGGCTGGCGAGCGCTGCTGACCGGGCGCTGTCATGCCACGGCCACGGCGCTCGATGCCGTACAGGCGTGGCAATTGCCCAAGACGGCGATCCTTAGCTTGCTTGCCAGCAACGCGCGCTTTAGCGCCCGGGTCTTTGCCGGCATGTCGCGCCAACTGGTCGAGGAGGAGGATGTCAACCACAACCGCGAATTGCTTGCCCTGATGCTGGTAAGGGTGCGCGACATTCCCCTGCACCCTCCTTTTTACGTCGATGGCAGCTCCGATATGGTGTCGGTCTGCCGCCTGATGTCCGAGCATCAACGCACCAGCGCGCTTGTGCATGATGTCCTGGATGGCGTGCCGCGGTTGGGCTTCTTCACAACCACGGACCTGCGCGATGCCATGCTGCGGCCGCAACCGTTGGCAGTGCGCGAAGTGGCGCACTTTGCGCTGATTACACTGCCGCCGGAGGCCGAGTTGTTTGATGCGCTCTTGACCATGTTGCGCCATCGGGTGCACCGCATCCTGGTCAAGGACGGCGACGAGATTCTCGGCGTGCTCAGCCAACTCGACCTGATGGGCTTTGTCACCAACCACTCGCACCTGATTGCCCTGCAGGTCGATCAGGCCAGTAGCGCCGAAGAGCTCAAAGTGGCGGCGCAGCAGGTGGACGAGTCCGTTGGGCTGCTGGTGCGTGGAGGCGTGCGCATCGACATCGTTTCGCGCCTCGTCAGCGGTCTGAACGCCCAAATATTTGCCCGCCTTTGGTCGCTGGTCGCACCGGCCGAACTGATTCAAAACAGTGCGCTGCTGGTGATGGGCAGTGAAGGGCGGGGCGAGCAGATCTTGAAAACCGACCAGGACAACGCCTTGCTGCTGCGTGACGGCTACCACTGCGAGGGTCTGGCCGACATCGTGAACCGCTTCAGCACCGCACTGCTGACCTTTGGCTACCCCCCCTGCCCAGGCAACATCATGGTGACCAACCCGCTGTGGTGTCAGCCGCTGGCTGGCTTCAAGGAAATGATTGGCCATTGGTTGCTGGGTGGCAACCCGGAAGGTGCCATGAACCTGGCCATCTTCATTGACGCCCACACGGTATCGGGCGACGCCACACTGTTGGGTAACGCGCGCGCCTTTGCCTTGGATTTGGCCCAAGGCAGCGAGGTTTTCATTGCTCGACTGGCGGACGCCATCAATCAGTTCAGGGAGCCTGCCACGGGTTTCTTTGGCGTTTTGAGCCGGTTGCGTGGTGCGACGGCGCAGACCTTCGATCTCAAAAAACTCGGCACTTTCCCCATCGTCCACGGTGTGCGCGCGCTCGCCCTGGAGCACCGACTGGAGGCCCTGAGTACGGTTGACCGGCTGCATGATTTGGCCAGTCAACATGCCCTGACACCCGAAATGGCCCGTGATCTTGAGGAAACATTGCACTTGCTCATGACACTCAAGTTGCGTAACAACCTGCGTCAAATCGCACTCGGGCAGCCCGTCACCAACCTGGTCGTGCTCGCAGACTTGAGCACACTTGAGCGCCATCAGCTCGACGCTTCATTGGCCATCATCCGGCAATTTCGACTGCACCTGCAGCTACACTTTCGACTCAATGCATGA
- a CDS encoding GNAT family N-acetyltransferase, protein MKIPSIQFIVPNTLEELNKLRSILREYADALQIDLCFQDFEAELAKLPGEYAAPRGALLMAMVDGQLAGCCALRPLDTADYPNACEMKRLYVRPGFRRTGIGRQLVEAILDCARMAGYACVLLDTLDDMESARALYQDLGFEEIAPYYHNPIKGAHYLKANL, encoded by the coding sequence GTGAAAATTCCATCGATCCAATTCATCGTGCCCAACACGTTGGAAGAACTCAACAAACTGCGTAGCATTTTGCGTGAATACGCAGATGCGTTGCAGATTGACTTGTGTTTTCAGGATTTCGAGGCTGAACTGGCCAAACTCCCAGGCGAATATGCCGCGCCACGTGGCGCTTTGCTCATGGCCATGGTAGATGGACAACTGGCTGGCTGCTGCGCGCTGCGGCCACTGGATACAGCAGACTACCCCAACGCTTGCGAGATGAAGCGCCTCTACGTTCGGCCAGGCTTCCGACGGACCGGCATCGGGCGCCAGTTGGTCGAGGCTATATTGGACTGTGCGCGTATGGCGGGCTATGCTTGCGTGCTACTTGACACCCTCGATGACATGGAAAGCGCACGCGCTTTGTACCAAGACCTGGGATTCGAAGAAATCGCGCCCTACTACCATAACCCGATTAAA